In a genomic window of Gossypium arboreum isolate Shixiya-1 chromosome 7, ASM2569848v2, whole genome shotgun sequence:
- the LOC108470413 gene encoding beta-1,6-galactosyltransferase GALT29A, with protein MKRSFRPLISILMLVALAATLSCRIAIRGGSGGGFAVSAELETTRSSVLIQPPPIQNFNSTLLKFAAVDTGEAKSKLEIEQLLEGNFASQGRYRTFATWRRFNHHDVKARNSNGMPVMLRSPKFYRYWLDFRRNLQNWARKRMFQPDIMMDLVTLVKVPIDSHNGLMSSDNKYKSCAVVGNSGILLNTDHGKFIDGHEAVIRLNNARTERFEKNVGSKTSISFVNSNILHLCARRDGCFCHPYGGNVPMVMYICQPVHFMDYLVCNSSHKAPLLITDPRFDMLCSRIVKYYSAKRFVEDTGKALSEWGSTHDGSMFHYSSGMQAVMLALGICDKVSIFGFGKSTLAKHHYHTNQKAELRLHDYEAEYAFYHDLVKNPRAIPFISDKFRFPPVVFYQ; from the coding sequence ATGAAGAGGTCGTTTAGACCTTtgataagcattttaatgcttgtTGCATTAGCTGCAACATTAAGCTGTCGGATTGCCATCCGCGGGGGCAGCGGTGGTGGATTTGCTGTTTCAGCTGAATTGGAGACCACCAGGTCCAGCGTCCTAATCCAACCCCCACCAATCCAAAATTTTAACTCAACTTTGCTCAAGTTTGCAGCGGTTGATACAGGTGAAGCAAAATCCAAGCTTGAAATAGAGCAGCTGCTGGAAGGGAACTTTGCGAGTCAAGGAAGGTATAGGACTTTTGCAACATGGAGGAGGTTCAATCATCATGATGTCAAAGCTAGGAATTCTAATGGGATGCCGGTAATGCTCAGGTCCCCTAAATTTTATCGGTATTGGTTAGATTTTAGGAGGAACTTACAGAATTGGGCTAGAAAAAGAATGTTCCAACCTGATATTATGATGGATTTAGTTACACTAGTAAAGGTTCCTATTGATAGCCACAATGGTTTAATGAGTTCGGATAACAAGTATAAATCTTGTGCTGTTGTGGGGAATAGTGGGATTTTACTGAATACTGATCACGGAAAGTTCATTGATGGTCATGAGGCCGTGATTAGATTGAACAATGCTAGGACTGAGAGGTTCGAAAAGAATGTGGGGTCAAAAACCAGCATTTCTTTTGTAAATAGCAATATACTGCATCTTTGTGCTAGGAGGGATGGATGTTTTTGTCACCCTTATGGAGGGAATGTTCCTATGGTTATGTATATCTGCCAACCGGTTCATTTCATGGACTATTTGGTATGCAATTCGTCTCACAAGGCACCTTTGTTGATTACAGATCCGCGTTTTGATATGTTGTGTTCTAGGATTGTGAAGTACTATTCAGCGAAACGGTTTGTGGAGGATACAGGGAAGGCATTGAGTGAATGGGGGTCTACTCATGATGGTTCCATGTTCCACTATTCCTCTGGTATGCAAGCTGTTATGTTAGCCTTGGGAATTTGTGACAAAGTTAGTATATTTGGCTTTGGCAAATCGACTTTGGCGAAGCACCATTATCATACTAACCAGAAGGCTGAGCTCCGGTTACATGATTATGAGGCGGAATATGCATTTTATCATGATCTGGTGAAGAATCCACGGGCAATACCATTCATTTCGGACAAATTCAGGTTCCCTCCTGTGGTATTCTATCAATGA